From one Danio rerio strain Tuebingen ecotype United States chromosome 19, GRCz12tu, whole genome shotgun sequence genomic stretch:
- the pimr76 gene encoding serine/threonine-protein kinase pim-2 isoform X1, producing the protein MALKRKRCSQGTQVYDFHTRTPPTSSANVAENHSPVGVGEEIEIQVRKKRRWESFEKPLSLYAEDDNQWMTFLCGQKRKRSCHSSHVNDFHPRTPPISITSLQSTDVAEESERKRRRTDSSEKQLSCKVQKSSSSSSQEDQTPVQIHKKSSEGDILDQYELGKEIGEGGFGSVYEGKRLEDGLEVAVKIARKPPNMKYINIAGHPEPLPLEIGLLILAHRGGKVPEIIELLDWQDQQDRYIMILERPSPCVDLLTFIMSLGSITERQAQKIMEQATTAGLMCCRRGVFHRDIKLENLLVNTDTLEVKLIDFGCGALLQESGYDSFCGTKEYFPPEYYLDEEYHAEPSTVWSLGVLLFLLLCQRFPEVTDTQRIDDGNWTEPGLSEECCDLIQALLQENPSQRIPLEEIILHQWFKVKE; encoded by the exons ATGGCATTGAAAAGAAAGCGTTGTTCTCAAGGAACTCAAGTGTATGATTTCCATACTCGTACACCTCCAACATCCAGCGCCAATGTGGCTGAGAACCATTCACCTGTTGGTGTTGGTGAGGAGATTGAGATACAAGTGAGAAAGAAGAGGAGGTGGGAGAGTTTTGAAAAGCCGCTCTCCCTTTACGCTGAGG ATGACAACCAGTGGATGACTTTTCTCTGTGGCCAAAAGAGAAAACGAAGTTGTCACAGCTCTCATGTGAACGATTTCCATCCTCGTACACCTCCGATATCCATCACCAGCCTTCAGTCCACTGATGTTGCTGAGGAAAGtgagagaaagaggagaaggaCTGACAGTTCTGAAAAGCAGCTCTCCTGTAAAGTCCAGAAGTCCAGCAGCAGCTCTAGTCAGGAGGACCAGACTCCTGTTCAGATCCACAAGAAGAGTTCTGAAG GTGACATTCTGGACCAGTATGAACTCGGCAAGGAGATTGGAGAGGGAGGATTTGGCAGCGTCTATGAAGGGAAGCGCTTGGAGGATGGCCTTGAG GTGGCAGTAAAAATTGCCAGAAAGCCACCGAACATGAAATACATCAACATC GCTGGTCATCCTGAGCCCCTTCCTTTAGAGATTGGCCTGTTGATACTGGCTCATAGAGGCGGCAAGGTTCCAGAAATCATTGAGCTGCTGGACTGGCAGGACCAGCAGGATCGTTACATCATGATCCTGGAACGACCTTCACCCTGTGTAGATCTGTTAACCTTCATAATGTCTCTCGGCTCCATCACTGAACGCCAGGCTCAAAAGATCATGGAGCAGGCAACAACGGCCGGTCTCATGTGCTGCAGACGTGGGGTATTTCACAGAGACATAAAGCTGGAGAACCTGCTGGTCAACACGGACACGCTGGAGGTCAAGCTAATTGACTTTGGCTGTGGAGCTCTTCTCCAGGAATCTGGCTATGACAGTTTCTGTG GCACAAAGGAGTACTTCCCACCAGAGTACTACCTGGACGAAGAATACCATGCAGAACCATCCACTGTATGGTCTTTAGGAGTTCTGTTATTCCTGCTGCTGTGTCAACGATTTCCTGAAGTCACGGACACGCAGAGGATCGATGATGGAAACTGGACTGAGCCTGGATTGTCAGAAG AATGCTGTGACTTGATTCAAGCTCTCCTGCAGGAAAACCCAAGCCAGCGGATTCCTCTGGAAGAAATCATTCTCCATCAATGGTTTAAG GTCAAGGAATAA
- the pimr76 gene encoding serine/threonine-protein kinase pim-2 isoform X2, with protein MALKRKRCSQGTQVYDFHTRTPPTSSANVAENHSPVGVGEEIEIQVRKKRRWESFEKPLSLYAEDDNQWMTFLCGQKRKRSCHSSHVNDFHPRTPPISITSLQSTDVAEESERKRRRTDSSEKQLSCKVQKSSSSSSQEDQTPVQIHKKSSEGDILDQYELGKEIGEGGFGSVYEGKRLEDGLEVAVKIARKPPNMKYINIAGHPEPLPLEIGLLILAHRGGKVPEIIELLDWQDQQDRYIMILERPSPCVDLLTFIMSLGSITERQAQKIMEQATTAGLMCCRRGVFHRDIKLENLLVNTDTLEVKLIDFGCGALLQESGYDSFCEKTCFSVSC; from the exons ATGGCATTGAAAAGAAAGCGTTGTTCTCAAGGAACTCAAGTGTATGATTTCCATACTCGTACACCTCCAACATCCAGCGCCAATGTGGCTGAGAACCATTCACCTGTTGGTGTTGGTGAGGAGATTGAGATACAAGTGAGAAAGAAGAGGAGGTGGGAGAGTTTTGAAAAGCCGCTCTCCCTTTACGCTGAGG ATGACAACCAGTGGATGACTTTTCTCTGTGGCCAAAAGAGAAAACGAAGTTGTCACAGCTCTCATGTGAACGATTTCCATCCTCGTACACCTCCGATATCCATCACCAGCCTTCAGTCCACTGATGTTGCTGAGGAAAGtgagagaaagaggagaaggaCTGACAGTTCTGAAAAGCAGCTCTCCTGTAAAGTCCAGAAGTCCAGCAGCAGCTCTAGTCAGGAGGACCAGACTCCTGTTCAGATCCACAAGAAGAGTTCTGAAG GTGACATTCTGGACCAGTATGAACTCGGCAAGGAGATTGGAGAGGGAGGATTTGGCAGCGTCTATGAAGGGAAGCGCTTGGAGGATGGCCTTGAG GTGGCAGTAAAAATTGCCAGAAAGCCACCGAACATGAAATACATCAACATC GCTGGTCATCCTGAGCCCCTTCCTTTAGAGATTGGCCTGTTGATACTGGCTCATAGAGGCGGCAAGGTTCCAGAAATCATTGAGCTGCTGGACTGGCAGGACCAGCAGGATCGTTACATCATGATCCTGGAACGACCTTCACCCTGTGTAGATCTGTTAACCTTCATAATGTCTCTCGGCTCCATCACTGAACGCCAGGCTCAAAAGATCATGGAGCAGGCAACAACGGCCGGTCTCATGTGCTGCAGACGTGGGGTATTTCACAGAGACATAAAGCTGGAGAACCTGCTGGTCAACACGGACACGCTGGAGGTCAAGCTAATTGACTTTGGCTGTGGAGCTCTTCTCCAGGAATCTGGCTATGACAGTTTCTGTG AGAAAACATGCTTTAGTGTTTCATGCTGA